The Amphiura filiformis chromosome 1, Afil_fr2py, whole genome shotgun sequence nucleotide sequence taatgAATAATGgccttgaataatggccattatttaagggggggggggttagttactttttttgagatgtttatgagcAATTACAGTAATAATGAACTTAAATCCCATTACCATGTTTTATGGGGAAAAGGTAAATGGTCACAGGACACACACATGAAGCTATAGCAAAGGAGGCAACTAAGGATATGTTAGTGTTGCTGATTTGGTAATGGTTAAAACATCATGTAATGCTTAGTTCTATTACagataatacatgtataattaaaaaataattaaagcaACTTAAATTTATAGTTTAATGTTTTTGTGatctttttatttgctttatgttgtgtgtgtattgtattgtaaaaattctgTGTCACAATATTTAATGGTACAACTATATTAACTGTTCCTTATATCCTGATAATATCAGTATCGTGAACAAGAACAAAATAAGGATTATTTCAATTAAACAAGTGAAAACAATATAACAGAAAACCCACCCAATAAATAATGTTCAGCAATATGCCACTTGAGATTATTACAAATTTGCTGTATAAATCAGATAACTTTGGAATATGATATGATTCTTGAAGCTGTAAGTTGGAGAGATCACAGATTATTCGCTCCTTGCATGGTCATTAAGTTTTGggtagagcctcgaactggcaacatacatgaatgggaattgaatcaGTTATACGACAGTTATGTAACTTACAGTAAAGTTACATAATTCTTCATTTCATGTCTGTTGCCAGTTTGAGGCACTACCCAACATGGTGGAACCATGCAAGGGGTGAATGGAGCTCAGTCCATCAAGAGCCATGTATCACAATCTCTCAGAATTATATCTGTGCCTGACATAGTTATTCCTAATGGGcaccttgcattttattttttttaaagaaaggaaaaaaaagaagaaaacttgAACAGAACTAACAgattaaaaaacattaatgtttacCAATCTATTTAATTTGCAATTGTTTCAAAAATCAAATCACAATTCCTTCTCGCTAGGGGCGTAGCAAGCAGCTGGACTACATGTAAGGCATCCGGGGGCCAGAGAGGCAGAGCAAAGGTTTTAAAGGAGATATTAAAAGTGTCCACACCCTCTCTCCAGTTCTTGCTACCCCCCTGTCACCTATATATCTAATGTTTACATACTTAGTaaattgaataacaatggtcatcACAAAGGGAGGAGGGCAAACATGAAATCAAGATTAAAAATACATACCTGGACAACTAGTCCAACTCTTTGACTAGCTAAAGCTTGATGGTATGCCATCTCCGCATCTTGTACTCGAAACCTATCAACCCAGATATTCTCCTGCATCAATGCTGCTGCTGTACAAGCCATTTTTAATGAGGACTGTTCTTCCACCTGATACCTGAAATGGATGATACTGCCATAACTTTCTCATTTCTTAAATTAGAACATATGCAATCAGTAAAATAACTTGCTATAGTATAAGGccgtgcgttttgaactcgccacccttagcgttacatcacaaatattatgaatttttacaccaatcaagtttcaaattagaatatctccacaactatcaaccctaaactagcaaaagtatacatttttggaaagctgaaggcaaaagcaatttaaatatacacatttcaactcattgtacagggtgaccttgaagttatacagggtggaataaaaaattccaaataaaaaatgggtcacttgaTGCATTGCTTGTTACTAACTTGcaattataaactgaaagtaaacaacattgatttggttagaggttagggggaccctactgactttggaagaaaaaaaaaaatcacagctgtttggtaatctcgaatacagggtgtcccaaaatatgttcaaattttttacaattcaacatattttgaactgaaacattttacccctaacccatacagaaaaagtaagtccatatttagattcctcatcaaatttcctctcagaaaatgtcaactttgactttgataggataagtaattaaaaatttacagcaactttttgatttttattttactacagtgttttatatgaaaacgggtagttttgtacataaaagtttgcattttatagactaaaccaatcataaagagctcaaaatgattaaaaccaattagcagaattaataatctttcaaaagagctcttaaccatgtctgtagcccatatggatgcaaagatatgatcaattGATTCAATACGCACACACAGGTGCATCTGCTTTGGTTCAAGACCTAGGATGGGACACTCTGGAAGTTCGTCGCACTAAAGCCAGGCTAGCCCTGATTTACAAGGAGTCACGGGGACTGTTACCCAGTAACATAGAACAATTTATTCATAAAAACACTTACCACTCTCGCCAGTATgcatggacaatattcatataaGACACCCAGTTTCAACAAggattgtttaaaatattcactCTATCCAAGAACTTTACCTGAATGGAATCTTTTGCCTGAGGAAATGAAGTTGGCACCGGCGTGGACAGTTTTAAAACTGCTTTAGATACTTTGGACATAAATAATTTAGTCATCCGCGCACACTTCAGGATTTAATTTGCTGCTACCCACATGACCAGACCTGTACCGAGATAACCCTACAGGGTGATGAGTAAAGTActtaagcagaagcagaagcagaagcacagaatctttatttcccatagactttgcacataccgccaccgcctcaaccgccaccgcctcaacaaccacctcggccattctgcACTCAAACAActgtaactccactatcttagctgataaataattatcctttggaggtctgttagggcactcatttagctacaaaatgacaccaaacacactacaataccttttgtttcagcagagatataacaatttgaacgagtctcgatttggaaaagcgtaacaaaaccaccatttttgggtggcgagttcaaaacgcgcgGCCATAAAGGAAAACGCGATCATGGTATTCGCACTATTCACGGCTGGGTCATTCCATCTCAACTCAACcaatgggttggctggtcaccctctcttTTAAATCGCTTAGATCAATGCCATATGGGTCAATTGAACACATTTCAAACCATAGCTCTCAACTCCTTGCTGTTTCTGAGATATGGCTGGTtgaattttggcatttttgacacgATTTGCccacttcccattgaaatacacacaaatttgTCAGAAGTTAAAACATCAACTTGAATTCAACAAGCCATAACTCAGAAATGACAAGGAGTTGAGTCCTACCATTTGAAATGTGTTCTCTTGGCCCATAGGACTATGATATAAGTGATTctaaacaaaatctgagaggaCCAGCCAACCTTTTCTAAAAATTGGTTGAGTTGATATGGAATGATTtggtttttgcattttttaacattttcctcCTGCTCCTAAGCCCTagaccaggggtccgcaaatagcgacgcgcgcgccacatgtggcgcgccgtggcttcccgagtggcgcagCGCCGTGTAgatttttacaaaaaataaataaataaaacactttgatcaaactttgcaggaatatctccaatattctatatttcaacattaaacaatgcaATTCCCATGTTAAAGACagactaaaatagtacaaaatgttgcaccaaatggcatcatttgcacctcaaatttcaaaaaatctatagCTTCAGTCCCCCTctgaccccagacaaacaagtactgCCTCTGACTCCCCCAGCGACTTCAAGCAGctattgagtggcgctttgcagttttcttttatttcatgtggcgcttcaacagaTCTATTTCAGGAAGCCTGCCCTAGACCcaacttttcaaaattttgacacaTCTCGCATTCTTTGTTGGGCCAACATCAGTGACATGGAGGAGAAAAGCCCTACGTTTACAATGAGAAACAAATATACTACAGGAAAAAACAAAATATAGCACAAAATGAAAGagtgaataaaaatgttttcaagatatGCTTGAAGCAAGACACAGACTCCGCTTCACGGATCTTCATGGGCACGTTATTCCAAATGCGAGGAGCACCGACAGCAAAGGAAGAATCACCCGCCTTTTTGTGAGATCTCAAAGTGGACAAACGGGTGCAGTCGGCATGATCATTAAGGTCGTGCGCGTGCgttcgcattgtagtttgaaatgtACGCGATGTACATTGTACAGCTATATGGCTGCGAGTGTTGAaatgaaagctgcgttcattcaattggaattctgtGGGGCAGTCCCATACATGCAATGGCATGCATAGTTTACATAGTATACCCCTCCCCAGCCTGGCTAGGCCgatacgttcaaacgaggacctcgacttaacGAGGACCTAATCGAGGActcacacacccgtttttaattgacacaccgtggacctcacacaaacacaccagacaacttaatAATACTATCCAACTGTCAGACTGTGACCCGTCCTATCCCTATGGGGGAcctagtacaacaagtcatacctagaatattttctcaatttgaattttatcctttcttgGTACAGGTATGACtgcttttactgtaaaatttgcGTCAATTCCCAATGTCATGATATGTGCGCCACGTTTTTTAGGCTCCGCGATTGCCGATTACATATAGACGAGAGCAACTGGTAACCTGCAAACCTGTGCAGTACCGGGCTGTTATTTAATTGCGTGGTGcatgggtgacatgtattttcaatgtaaaatgcctatacggtgatccacccaaaataaaaaaatcaccgtATAGATCCCTGCCCTGTACTAAGCTATGGGGGACCTATCATCTTATTCGATATCGATATGCATGCTACATGACTACATGTatatcttaaaggggcatttcgtgatccacagcctcatccccccacttttctcaaaaaaagttgagatttttatatcactggaaacctctggctacataatgtttatgtacaaaatatttcttgcagagtaattcgtttagcaaagatatcgcgaaatttgaatttcgttctggtgcaccagaacgaaattacaacgtattgtctatggagccgtgtaatacacataatcatgcataactcgcaaacgcaaaatcggaatcacctgaaattttgggaataggttttttcgtggatatgtactgaaaaatgtcataaaaagaggatgctaggatcacgaaatactcctttaattcttATATGCATAtaatttgcatcatttacatCATCCTGGTCATcatagtttcaaaccgaggatgtcctcgtttggaggtgtgtcctcgttttatggtgtgtatccacacgtaggtcctcgtttggaggcattttatacacaaacacacccccaccttcaatcatcatgatcatgcaattggtcaaaatcatgaaattgaaaATGCCAAGTCTGTCATATCTGGAAATTTCCCATCACAAAATATAGGTTTCCTCGATTCCCTACTTTAGCATAGTCAAATTAAGCATATCGACTTCATCTTTTGGGTTTTCATTCAatttaaaaagtgattttttatTGATACCTTCAGCTGTTCAGAAACACACGTTCTACACACTTGCCGGCGTGAgaaaaaaagaacatgtcaattAATTAGTCATGGGCGCTTCGATCTTCGAACAGATggcctaagggagtgttcataaatactttggtgggggttggaaaatattggggATCAAGAAAATTTTGGgtccttttgacgtgccaaaactCCCCCCcgcccccttttgatgtgccaaaaattctttgccccaaatttttggggaacccgaatttaaaaccttaaattgtcttatcatatataaaatgcgagcgcagcgagcaggaaattttgcatatttgaatgcagggttcggtttttgctgagagggggggcaagcgatttttggcacacattcatggggcgcctttttaataaaacgctctaaaaaggcttaggaaaacagtacggaaacgcttaaatatgcaaattttcctgctcgctcgctcgcaacaggtatatagaccattggatttgtaaattgggatcccaaaaatttggcatgcgcaagggggggggggcaaagaatttttggcgggccgagagggggggggcaagcgatttttggcaggccgagagggggggaagcgaagtttggcgagccgtttgaaattttacccccggggggctcataagtTATTGCACAGCACCTCAGTCAAGTATAAAAAattaacacagaaagctcataaacagtaacacataacatttaaggaatcatttgacatattttttgtctcatcaaatcTTTAAAATGAAAACTTTTTGGATTTGATATGACACATATGCACTAAGTGCACTATTGAACAATGAAAATCCATACATATAATTTCTTAAAACATTACTTATAATTACCAAATCTTGCCGTATTAAAtctatttgttttgagatgaaaaaagtgaaacatttatcagttgtttagtttttgccatttttgccggcaaaaactgtttttgccaagtggaaaaAACAGCAGTTAAAACCAtggtttttccacctgcggcaaaaacctgcgaaccctgtttgaatgtgttcctaacgttttcctatacctttttagggcgtaatatagaaatggtgcccaaaatattgatgccaaaaattgcttgccccccctttcgacctgccaaaaatcgcttgaccccctttcgacctgccaaaaatgcttgcccctcctTTTCGCCtggcaaaaatctttgcccccctataattcaccagaccggggtatacataattattgcactgacCCCTGACcgccttttttaaaagtcatacccgatgaccccctttttttaagtgCGGCTACCGTGACCCCCCTGTTTTTGGTCGCGGCTCCCCCATgatccccttttttctagaattgcatcatcaaaatgccacaaaataatgtggAAACAAGTTCCAATTCTCTTAGGCCTATCattagcaaatttgtattgaaaatttggaacaagaaatagaattttgctccatttttcaaaatttgctaCCTAATGACCCCTTACTCccttttttcaaacttttataccccgagaccccctttttcattttgtttgtacccaatcaatgaccccccctttttaAAACAACGTTTTGTACCCAATAGGCAGTTCTAATACTAGTAATAGCTTGAATGTTGAGTGCCCCACCCCTCACTGCCCCGTTTCCCCCGATGGATGAGCCTCGCGACCGGGCTGTAGAGCACTAGGTGCTCGTCTGGGCTGAAATAAGAGGCGGGATTTccagaattgattgattgataggaAGATGTATATTCTGATCAATTTTGACCCTTCAAGCCCtagggcaagggggggggggcttttcaGCAACCCCTCCCCCCaccttggctacgccactaacATGAGTACCGGAGGAGCATACGATATCGCCCATCACTACAAGAAAAACATGGCAGCCTCCAGGTGCAGAAGTGCAACGCAAAAAGTTGTTGAAAATGTTTGGTTATTTCGCCAAAATACCATGTCAAGTCGATCCTTTCAGGGTCGAAACTGCTTATCAGCAATAACATTATCTCAAAGTATTCGGCATTGTGGTCAGTTCACCAATAAAACGGAACAAATGGACAAATCTAGGTTGCAACAAGATCTTGAAGGTGAAAATCCcaatcatgaacatgatgaacaaccAGAGTCTGAACAAAAACGAATTGTTCCACCACCGTACTTGCAGAGGCTAAATAGATATTATGAATCGAGAACATTCATGGCTAAGAAATACTCGTGGGAAGGAAAAGCGTCAGGGATTGATCCTTCAATTATGTGGCCAACAAAGACTGAAGTGGAAAAAATGAAAGCGTTCGAAAAGGAATGGTGTCCAACTTTACTGGAGATGCAAGAGGAACTTGAAGCTGAAAGAAAGCAGCGTAGATTAAAAGAACTTCAGAGGTATGTATGTGTGCAACAGTTACTGTAGAAACTGTTGATCATTGAAAAACATCCCACCGTCGCGTCCGACTCCTTCCATCATGTCATGTAATCTCGCGTTTAAATTGTATCGCGCGTTTTTAAATTTAGTGTCGCGACGCGCGccgtattttttatttagaacAGCAGATCAAAAGATgagactagactcgcttgccagtcctatatacgccgtacctatgtatattgaggactggcttacgccattttggatgtcaatgggaaatacacacttaatgatttgcgccggttagaaacttgaaaaaaatctttaaaatttcatcaatgtatataaaagtggtaccaaccgtattgtgcttgctaatttaagactcgattgaaacaaaattaaggatcgaaagcattttagtgtccaaaaggcaaaattatcgtcaaagttctgcgaaatcggcacccttgcgaaggttcagaattgaatcgggacGAAAATATCAGATCTTtatgatcaaaaacacaaaattacaactttaaacatactattggcaaaagacattattaccaaacaatacagaatagaaaatttgacgtcatattctcaaaatattgaaaaaatttgctcactagacatcgaaaaagtacgcaatccaattcccgttcaaacgcgtgggaaactgaaagtgcgataatcgtgactagatGAGACATCAGTCAACGCAAAGTTTTAGCGGTAGGCCTGTTCAAATTGCCTTTTTTACATATATTTCCTAGAAACAAGAATTCAATCACAGTTGTTTTAAGATGTGATGAGATGATAGCGGTGGCAAACTTGAATAAATCATAACGTGGAGTAATAAACACACATTAATCAACGTGAATCAGTTATTCAAGTTTGCCACCGCTATCATCTCATCACACATCATATCCATACCATATCACTGAAGGACCTGAAATTCACTTCAATGTGTTAATGTTGTCAGGTTTTTGTGtatatttcattttcattctGAATGTGCCATATTAGTTATTACTGGTATTCTTTATTTGTTGTTTCAGGGAGAAGATTATTGCAGCCAACATGGCCAAGATGCCACAATGGTTGAAAGAATTTGACGATAAAATCCTAGATGAGAAACGCAAAGAGGAGGAACAGAAGAAGAAAAGGGCTAAACTTCTGGTAGAAGCTCGACTTAAGCTTGGTTATCATGTTGATCACCGTAGTAAATATTTCAAATCTATGCTGGAAGAGATGGAACttgaagagaagaagagaagaaaagaagagaaaaagaaagcaaGGCGTGCCAAATTAGGAATGGCTAAACTTGATGCTGAATAGTATCCAAATTAAAATGATATGTTGCAGGTTGATGGATTGATAAAAAGTGAtgctttttgaaaatttggcaGTATTATAGATCTGGTTTGCCACTACACTGCCAGCTGATCATCTTGAAATCTATAGTACCGTAACTGACACCTTTGTGATGCCTGAAGAAGAGAGGTGCGAGATTTTAGATTTAGGTTGCCACTACCAGCTGGCTATCTTGAAATCTTTAGTAACTGGCACCTAAAGAATTTGTGATGTCTGAGGAAGAGAGCTTCATAGTGAAATTTTCTTTGAACTTTACAACTgtttaacaatttttttaaaaagaaacatGCTTCAAAACCTCGAAAAGAGAAGATGACAATCATAAAAGAGACTATGTAAGCCCTAACCCTAAGGCTAAAAAAATTTGTTCCTGTATTGTAGGCTTTAAACATTTAGTGTTTGGGAGCAAATTTTCCACATTTTGGTCCTTGAGAAATccagtataaaatgatattttCAGGCAACAAAtgatttttgcatattttgtgtgAAAAGCATACCCAGGAAGGCAATCTAATCACTTAATCCTATAAAAgtcaatttataatttttttaaaacttgattttcaTATCTGTTATCTAAACCTACATTGTGTACTCTGATTTGACAACAATTATTTCTGATATGAGGCATATGTTACTTGTACATCCTgactataaaataaataaaaaattacatttagATTTTTAGGACACTTACAGGAAACAGACCTTTTTTAAGCCTACATATAATTACCTTCACTTTCTCACATAAATCAATTAAATTTCATCTCCGGTTTATTACTTGATAGCATGTTCCTATGTGACCCCTTAAgcaaagtttgaaaaatatggatgAGGTACATGTACAAGCATTCAAATCTTTTGTTCTGCATTGTTTAAATACCAAATGTTTTCAACTTCATGTTCTTGTTGTGTCACATTTTGAATTGATATATGATCATGATGGCATTATATTTTGTAagagattaagggggtactacacccctgcccaattttgtgcctatttttgcatttttctcaaaaattatagcgtattggggacaagtaagatatgtatattataggggcaagtactacaactactgcactggaaattttatttcagcacagacaacgcttgtggagttacagtcaaaaatgagggaaaaccaatatttgatcaataaatcaataactacttgctttgagttgctgaattttcagtacagtacttatagtccttgcccctataatatacatatcttacttatcaccaatgtgctacaatttttaagaaaaatgcaaaattaggcacaaaattggtcaggggtgtacatgtagtacaccCTTTTTAACCTGTCATATTTCTGCAGTCAGTGTGCATCTTAAATTAAATTTACATGCACATGGGAAATTTACCTTGAAAGAAACTGGTTTGAAGGCATAGAGGCATATAAATGTGATTTTGCATAGAGTGAGAGACCAATAAAAGATGTTGGGTTTTGCCCTTTTCTCTCATTTGGGACAAAAATAATACCGATGACTCACAATACATATAAATGACAAAACATTTTACCATGTCTCAGCTTCCTTTTTTACTGTTCAGTGCACCACCCTCTGGCACCATGTTACTTATTTACTATGTTGACTTATTGACTCGATTATTAGACCAATATTGAATCAACATGAAGACTatatttttcattgaaatgtgGAACATGGCCAGGATTCAAGGtgtgtgacccgattgacagcctgaACCCCCACTTTATACCCCAGGCACATCAAATTGCAGAGTTTGTCAGGTGAAAGCGCATATTTTTTTCATAAGCCCAGTGAACATTTAAGCCTGGAAAATGTTTTGTTTAGGCGGTATGAATGAAAAATATGGCAGTTTGGTGGTTACCACCCCGGAAATCAGGCACCTTTCAATGTGGGCCAGTGTGACACACTTCTGCCTCTAGAATCCAAATCGCTGGAGGAGTTGAACTTAAAACTACTTGGAaattggaataagaatgtttgggcgATGGGTCTCAATGTGAAGTAGAAAGTAGAAAACAACATTTGGTACAATTGGGCCAATCAGCTTTAATATTTTCTGTTCTCCTGCTTCTTCATTAGCATCACTACCAAACCTTGCCGATGGTCAATGAtggtatcaaaatacgcgtaaataaatCGCCTTTCTATGTTACAATATTATGAATACGATTAATAGCTCAGAAGCTATAGGCGTATAATATAACAGTTGTGTTacttttttgtgcagtctttattttgCATGCAGTCCTATAGCCAAGTCAACGCGTCACTTCAAGAAGTGTTCTTTTCAAGTGGTGCAAGTCATATCAGTGATGATGTAATAaattttattacatcttctctggtcataTGCCTCCCTGATCTCACCTCTAGCATTTTGACTTGTGGGATCACTTGAGAAGCGTGTTCTGCGAGATTTCATCCTCAAAGGGATTGTCTGTTCTCCAACTTCTGCTTCTTCATTGGCACTCGCACTGGCAAACCACAGCTGGTTGCTAGTTCTTCCTCATCATGATTATCAAGCCGACTTCAACCCGATTCATGTACTACTTATGGCGTACTCTCTCTGCATGTTACCGTCAGTGGTCAGATTTCCAGCTATTTCCAATCAAAGCGCACTCCAAAAACTCGGGGTGTTAAAAAGTAACACCGTAACCGTTCATGCCGTTTGGAGTCAATAGAGGACCGCAcccagggttttatttttgcactCTTGGTGTCATTTTCGACATATGGAAGGTATAACAAATTAACAATAACACCCGAAGTGTTAAAAACTAACCCCCCTGGGTGTGGTTCTCTATTGACGCCAACCGGCGTTACAACACCCGGTCCCGAGTTTTTGCAGTGCGTTTCTTTCTTGACATGGTCTTACTCTTTCCGAGACTCGGGTCTCTTTCTTGTTGTTGACGGTTTTCATTATATTTCCAGGCTATGGCATAAACTAATTTAAGATCTATATATGGCCTACAGAACAAACACACGTTTTCACAACTAAACGTAGTACCAATTaaagtaatgtagactttcctgacttT carries:
- the LOC140147854 gene encoding large ribosomal subunit protein mL64-like, yielding MAASRCRSATQKVVENVWLFRQNTMSSRSFQGRNCLSAITLSQSIRHCGQFTNKTEQMDKSRLQQDLEGENPNHEHDEQPESEQKRIVPPPYLQRLNRYYESRTFMAKKYSWEGKASGIDPSIMWPTKTEVEKMKAFEKEWCPTLLEMQEELEAERKQRRLKELQREKIIAANMAKMPQWLKEFDDKILDEKRKEEEQKKKRAKLLVEARLKLGYHVDHRSKYFKSMLEEMELEEKKRRKEEKKKARRAKLGMAKLDAE